Within the Photobacterium swingsii genome, the region TTGAGTGGCGATACGAATTGCAAACTTATCTGATGTTGTACTGTCGTCTAGTTGAGGTTTTGATTTACGATCTGTGTTATGAATAATGTCTTTTCGGCTAATGTTGTTAGTCGCCATTAAGCGGTAGTCACCGAAGCTGTAAGAAATGACACCTTCAAGTCCTGTAATGCTATCGTCAACACGAATGTAATCTTGGCCTTTCTTTACAGTCTCTTTGTCATTGAAATCAGGGTAGAAAGGAATGACACCGTCATTTGCTTTTTTGTCAGTTTCAACATATAAGCGATAGTCTTTGTTTTGTTTGTCTTGGGCAATAGAGCCATCACTACCCGCGACATGTTCTTGGTTGGGTTGCATGTTAGGGCGTTTATATGACAACACCATATTGTTGCGATGGCCACTATAGTCGTAGCTAAAGGTACGCGAAACACGCATGGTCTCGTTTTCTTTGGTGCTTTCGTCCATGTTATTGACTAAGCGTACTAACATGCCTTCATGGCGTTCTAGCGTTTTGCTGAAATACTCATCATCTGCAGAGATTCGTTTCAGGTCAACTGCTGTGGGTTTTACTGGTGTTGCGTTGACAACCTCCCACTGATCTTTAGTTGCGAGAACTTGAGTTTGACCATATTTCTCTTCTACAAAACCCTTAACACAGACTTCTTGGCCTACCATTTCTTCAGAAATAAGGCCGTTAGTTTTAATGAATATACCATCAGATGTTAACTCGTCACCATCTGATGCGTATAAGAAGAACCCTTTCGTTAGGCTGGTTGAGACTGCACTAACCACTCCTTGAACTAAGTATTCATCATCACTGACAAAGCCTGAATTAATCAGTGGTGACTTAAAGCTATTCCCCTGTATTTGCCCTGGATTAAGGCGGCTCCTACCTGCTGCATCTGAACATGGAGTTGCTGCTGGTTCAGTTGCTGCTAATGTGGGATCTCCAAGGCCATCAACAGTGTCTATAGGTTTAACTAACCATGCTTTTGGGTTATGAGCTGCTAATGGTGCAGCCGCGGTTGCTAAACGGCGATATGTTTTATCTGTTCCCCAGTTTTCACCAATAATACCAATAACATCATACTTCTTATTAGCATCGTTTGAATCAGCGATAAATACAGCATCATCACCACTGAAGTTCATTGAGTTATATTTTTTTTGATTGAAATCAGCACCAACAACTGATTCGGCATTGTTTGCTTTAATTGCATTTGTTAATGCGTCTTTTGCATCAGTGTGGGCAACAACAACTGTTTTACCTGGTTGAATGGTGACACCTGCCAATACAGGCTTTCCTTCCGGAGTATAAATTTGGTTGTTGTGGATACTACCTGATTTTGATTGACTTGCGTAATATAGTGCTTGATCGCCATTGAAAGTAAACGGTGCGCTACCTGTATTTAGTATTTCAATGGCGCGATTATCACTAGTGCCTTCAACGTACTCAGAAATAATAATATCATTAATACCAGCCATTGCTGGTGCTGCTAAAACGGATGCGATAGCAGCGGAAAGTAAGGTGACTTTTTTATTCATGATGGGGTGTCCTTCAATCCCTAAATTTTTTTTAAACAGTGTGATTAGAAGTAAATACGCGTGTAGGCGTACACATCTTGTGCTGCATCGCCAGCATTGGCTTCAAGTGCAATGATGGATGATGGGGTTGGTTTGAAGTTCACGCCCAGCGTGCCCCATGTGCGGCTTGAACCCCAACTGTGTTCTTTGGTATCCCAAAACTCGTTATCTTTATCCCACTCTTCATAGGCTTCATAGTTGGCTGAGCCTGTCATTTCCCATTGCGGTGTGAATTCGTATTTACCTGAGATTAATGCACCTCTACGGTAAAGAGTTTGATAGTCGTTATAGAGGTGAACGCTGTTGTTTGGATCTGTGATATCGGTAGGGATTTTGGTTTGAGCTATATCTTCGTCTTCAAGGTAACCATTAAAGCCAAGGTGGAAGTTATCGGTAACAGCGAAGCGCATACCAAGACCTGCAAGTTTCTGCTTTCCGTACTTAGATTCGCCTTCTGCACCGCCGCGCCCTTCAAGGCCTACGACAGCTGAAAAACGACTGCCAAAGTAGCCGAAGTAACCGTTAACAACATCGCCAAGATGAGAGCCTGAAGAAGATTTAGCGTTGTAGCTGTATGACGTACCTAGCTTGAAGCTGCCATAAGTCCCTTCATATTTAACTGTTGCGTCTTGGTCGCCAGCTTCACCTGTTTCAACTGTGGTATCGAATGTGAAGTCACCCCATTTGTCGTAATCGTCAAAGGCTGTATCGGTTAAGCCAAATTCAACATAGTGGTAATCATTTAGGGCGTAGCCAATGAACATTTTATCGATGCTAAGCACCATGTCGCCAGAGCCGTACTTCCAGTTTTCACGCTCAAAGTCTAGTTCTAAGCGGTAGACTAATTGGCCGTTTTTACCTTTCACACCCAAAGTTGCAAAGGAGTCATCGATGTAGGTTTGGTCTTTGTAAAACTCACCGTACTCAAACTTTGCACCAAAGTGACCACCAACACCAACCTCGCCATAAAGCTTTAAGTTGTCGCCGTTTTCATTTTGGTAAATGGTTGCTGCTTGTAGGCTAGTAGAAGCAAGAAGGGCAGAGACGCATGCTGCTAACACTGTTTTGTTAGTCGTTTTAATGTCCATTACTCGACCTTATATGTTATTAAAGTAACATTTGATTGTGTGTATGTTTTAATTTTCACATTTCAAATTATTATCTTTCAATTGCAATCCATTGATTTTGTGATGAGTGTCGTTTGTAGCTAGGGATGTGAGAGTAAATATGTGACATTAGGAGTATTAGTTTACGTTGATAAGTTCACGATATGAGTTGTAAATTTCACAAAATAGATATCGTTTGCGTTAAGTGAGGTTTTTTAGAATAAAATATAAAGGAGTAGAGTCACAGTAGAGTATAAAACTGAGTGCCTATGGGTTTTTATAGATTAGACGATCTAGATCACAGAGGAAGGAGTGCTCAGGCAAGGAGAGATATACACTGTAAGTTTAAGTGAATTACTCTCATTGTGGCTGGTTGAAATCACAGATAACAGCGAGAAGATGCATTGGTCTTTGCGGAAAGTAAACCCGAGAGAGGCTCGGGTTTGGGCGTATAGTCTATCGTAATAAATTAAGCAGACTGCAGTAAAACATTGTTTAGATAGTTAACAACGTAAGCGGCATCTTGAGCTGCGGTATTAACTTTAGCAATGATGCGTTGCGCGCGCTCATCGTCACTTTGTAGGCTTGCTTTGACTTTTTCATTCATCGCAGCAGCCATTTCTGCTTTTTGCTTACAGTCACTGAACAAGGCTGAAACGAAAGTAAGTTCGACTTCTTCGCCGTTTGCAAAAGCATTTGCAGCTATCTTATAAACGGTATGAAATTTGGTTGCCATGTCTTTTTGATCTGCTTGGCTTTCTTTTGCCCAATCATCAGACCAACCTTTAAAGATAACGGCAATCTGAGGATTTGCTGTCAGTTTTACTTTTTGCATTCGTTGTAACCCTAGGTGCTATTTATGAAGGCATAGTAAAGGAGCGAAGAGTGGGTTTAAAGTCTAAATGCTCTTGATGCTTTTTGGCTGGTTAGATTATAAACAGGTTTGAAAGTCTAAGCGGATAGTACCGATGAAAAGATCACCGCGTAAGAATGCAAAAAGCCTGCTAAAAAGCAGGCTTTTTTATATGGTGCTCGCTACTGGACTCGAACCAGTGACACCTTGCATGTCATGCAAGTACTCTAACCAACTGAGCTAAGCGAGCAAATTGTACAGCATGATAACCCACGTGTTATCGAAATATGGTGCTCGCTACTGGACTCGAACCAGTGACACCTTGCATGTCATGCAAGTACTCTAACCAACTGAGCTAAGCGAGCAAATTGTATAGCATGATAACCCGTATTACGCGTTATCGAAATATGGTGCTCGCTACTGGACTCGAACCAGTGACACCTTGCATGTCATGCAAGTACTCTAACCAACTGAGCTAAGCGAGCAAATTGTACAGCATGATAACCCGTATTACGTGTTATCGAAATATGGTGCTCGCTACTGGACTCGAACCAGTGACACCTTGCATGTCATGCAAGTACTCTAACCAACTGAGCTAAGCGAGCATCTGTCGTTGTTGCTTTAAATAAGCCAATTCAACGGAACGAAAAAGATATTAGCGACTCGCCACAAAGCGTGCAAGTGTTTAGCTTCTCTTTTTTGGCTTTCTTTGCTCGTTTGGTTATCAAACATACGGTTTGCTGCTCTGACGTGCTAAGTATTTGGATTAATTCTTATATTCCAACTTTAAATTGGCAGCGCTGAAAGGTGCGTTGCCAAAATTTTGTGTGATCCATGACAGCTTTTCGAAAAAGCTGATGTGCTTTGCCATCAATGAAAGTTTCCTTATAAGTAATGAGTTCGGGATCTTGATACGGCGATTGTGCAAATATCTGCTGTAAAATTGGCTGAATCTGGCGATATTGAGAATCTAGCTCGGCGAGATAAGGTTGGATCTGACGATTATAATAGCGGTAAAACACATTTCTTAGGTATTCAGCTTGTTGCTGGTTTCTCTGTTTTCCACACCGGATTTGATTTTCTTGCTGATTCAGTAATTGTGTTGTGGTGTTAAGCCATTGGGTTGCATTGGCAATCGAGTAAAATAGCTGGCCAAAGTAACGGCTCCGATGGATTTTTTCTTGGTGGGTTAATAATCGGTTTACGATGGCTTCATCAATACCATTCGGAATTGAGCTAAGCGTTGGTTGGTTGTTTTCGATATAACCTTGTTTTTGCGAATACTCCAATAACGCAAATATATCTTCCATTGCTGAAAGGTTAGCTGTGAACCCTGCGAGATGGTCGATGGCAAAAGTGTGCGGATAGAGCACGAATTGTTGCCGCCACTCTTTGCCTGTTGTAAGCATATTCCATATAATTGTACCCAGCTGTTGCTGTTTTTTTTGCTTTATTGGTGTGAGTTCCTCAATTAAAGACTGGCTGATAGGGTTATCACGGCTCGTTGGTATGATTTGTGTCAGGCATCTTTCTAGCCCGTTCAACAGCAGCAATTCATATCTGAGTTGGCGAGTTTTGTCTTGGACTTTTCCTAGGCTGGAGTTCCTGTCGGCAATAAGTTGAAATAAACCACAGCGACGCAGTTCATACGCATCTAGTAACCCGATACGTATGTCGTCTATTGGTATATATAAATCGCGTGTTGAAGGAAAGCTAGGTAAATCCTCTTGAGGATGAAAAGGTATTGGGTCGACCTCCAATACGTTGGCTAGACGTTGATGATAGTCATTGAAGTGGTGCTCACCACTGTTGTCGCATCCTGTTAGGGCTAAGCTAACAGATAGAGTCAAAACAATCATACGCGAAGCAATATAAGCATAGCGACAGTAAAAGTGGCTAAATAGGTGATCGAAAGCGGAGGTATTGTTCATCTAAGAAGTATAATCAACTTATGTTAGTTGAACGTAAATTACAGCTCCGCTGATCGGTTAAGTATTACATGCCTTGATAGATACATTGCCTATATTTGTTTTAATAATGTAATGGGCACCGTGTTATTTAGGTTGAGAGGACTGCATCTCTTCTAATCCACCACCATTATGTACGTGAGTAAGGCCTGCATTTTTTAAGTAATCCATCGCTTTACCAGAGCGATTACCACTGCGGCAATACACAACAATGGGCATTTCTTTATCTACGTTGGCAAAAGCGGTATTGATAGTGTTCAAGGGGTAGTTGGTTGAGCCTGCAAGGTGACCTTGGCTAAATTCATCTGGAGTACGTACATCAACCAAGAATGCACCTTGCTCGATAAGTGCCCATGCTTGTTCGCTTCGTTCTGATGCCCAGCTAGAAAAAGAAACCATGGCGATAAATAGGCACAAGATAGCTTTGATTTTCATGCGTTATCCCTTTTAACTTTATGAAAAATAAGACGCTATTTTACGTGTTCGGATTAAGGGGAGTCTGTTCTATTGATCGTATTTATGAAAAATAATACGGATGGTAAATCGGTTGTTCATTGTGACTTTATTGCTTAGTTAAAGTATAAACGAACCACCATGAACTGCAGGGGTAACACAGTTCATGGTGCTATGGCATCAATGCTATTTATTGTTCTAACACAATGTGAGTTATTTCAGTAATTCGTGATCGGGCGGTAAGAGGCGAGATATCCAAAGAACCAGTTTATGTTTCATATTAACGCCATCTTCTTGATCAACAGCGAGAGGAGTAATTTGCTTGTATTGCACTAATAAACGGTAAATGCATTCAACCTTGTCGGTGGAAGATACATGACGTTCTAAATCGTTATAACCCTGCTTTTTAGCAAATGCCATACCGAGTTCTAGCGCTTTTTTGAGTAACTTTGCATCATTTTTATTTTTCTTCATCATTTTTCCCTGTCACGCCTTAACGTACTTTATTCAGAGTATCTGAAAATAAAGGGAATACCAATCAGATCGTGGCATTATGCTAATGATATCCAAAAAGAAAATAGCCATAAAAAAGAAGGCGGCCATAAGGCCGCCTGAATTATGTTTTTATCACCAGAAAACTTGACTAGCGCGTAGCCATTTCTAGTTGATGCGCTTCAGGTTGGCGTTGTAGCCAGCGTAAGCGTGTGCCTAACATGATTGCTGATGATGTTAAGCCAAAGATAATACCGATCCAGAACCCATGGGGGCCCATAGGTTCAGTGATTAAGTTTGTCATACCTAGCGTATAGCCAAGTGGTAAGCCAATTAACCAGTAG harbors:
- a CDS encoding porin, producing MDIKTTNKTVLAACVSALLASTSLQAATIYQNENGDNLKLYGEVGVGGHFGAKFEYGEFYKDQTYIDDSFATLGVKGKNGQLVYRLELDFERENWKYGSGDMVLSIDKMFIGYALNDYHYVEFGLTDTAFDDYDKWGDFTFDTTVETGEAGDQDATVKYEGTYGSFKLGTSYSYNAKSSSGSHLGDVVNGYFGYFGSRFSAVVGLEGRGGAEGESKYGKQKLAGLGMRFAVTDNFHLGFNGYLEDEDIAQTKIPTDITDPNNSVHLYNDYQTLYRRGALISGKYEFTPQWEMTGSANYEAYEEWDKDNEFWDTKEHSWGSSRTWGTLGVNFKPTPSSIIALEANAGDAAQDVYAYTRIYF
- a CDS encoding DUF3080 domain-containing protein, which encodes MIVLTLSVSLALTGCDNSGEHHFNDYHQRLANVLEVDPIPFHPQEDLPSFPSTRDLYIPIDDIRIGLLDAYELRRCGLFQLIADRNSSLGKVQDKTRQLRYELLLLNGLERCLTQIIPTSRDNPISQSLIEELTPIKQKKQQQLGTIIWNMLTTGKEWRQQFVLYPHTFAIDHLAGFTANLSAMEDIFALLEYSQKQGYIENNQPTLSSIPNGIDEAIVNRLLTHQEKIHRSRYFGQLFYSIANATQWLNTTTQLLNQQENQIRCGKQRNQQQAEYLRNVFYRYYNRQIQPYLAELDSQYRQIQPILQQIFAQSPYQDPELITYKETFIDGKAHQLFRKAVMDHTKFWQRTFQRCQFKVGI
- a CDS encoding rhodanese-like domain-containing protein, whose product is MKIKAILCLFIAMVSFSSWASERSEQAWALIEQGAFLVDVRTPDEFSQGHLAGSTNYPLNTINTAFANVDKEMPIVVYCRSGNRSGKAMDYLKNAGLTHVHNGGGLEEMQSSQPK
- a CDS encoding DUF5062 family protein, which gives rise to MKKNKNDAKLLKKALELGMAFAKKQGYNDLERHVSSTDKVECIYRLLVQYKQITPLAVDQEDGVNMKHKLVLWISRLLPPDHELLK